ggATTTTTTTGCCTTCATTTCCATTCCAGTCTATAATTTATAATCCAGATTAACCCATTTTCCTTCATATAAAGGTGTAATCTTTCAGGAGATCCTCCCTCTGGTGCTGAATAATGTGTGGTTAGACACCAGTCCAGACCATTACAAACTGGGCCTGAATGCCCTGAATACCAGATGTTTGATAAATGTATAACCACCTTCCTGTAGGACAAAGGTCAAGCGTTTAACTCCATACAGAGCTTATGCAACTGAGAATAAACAGCTTTGTGTTGTCTCATGTAATTGGGTTTTGGTCCACTTATTGGTCGTAAACCACGAAGCAGATCAGTGTTTATCGTGTTCCACATTCCATGGCTGCCTCTTCTGCAGTGTTCGGAATATGGATTGATTAGATTACACAAGTGAAACTCTACACTGGTGATTCCAGGCACGGAAACCGAGGTCAGGAATGGAACACAAGAAAATCCTGGAGAATATTTGCTCTAAACAGGTTTGAGGAATTTCAGGCATCTGAGGGTAGTTTAGACATGCCAGAATCATTTCTGATCAGTAAATGTCACAGGAGGATTTAAACTCTGGCACAGCTTGGTGAACACCTATTTAAAATTCTGTGGGTCCTACTTTTGCTTCCAAAACAGCTCCGAACAGTCAAAGCATGGACTCCACTAGACCCCTGCAGGGGTGCTGTGGCCTGCTGAGGATACGAAACCTGGCTTGAATCCAGTCAAGGACTGGATTGGCGGATCCCTGGATAGAGAATAGGTACAGCGGTGACATCCAATTAAAAACGCAGTTTGTGAGGTTGCTTTTCAGCACCTGTCCATTGATGGATCTTTGATAATTGAGCTCAACGACTTTTTTGACTGTCAGATCATGAAGAAAACAACCCTGACGGAGTTAAGACGCGGCTAAAAGGAGACTAACAGATCAAATAATCAAATTTTCAACTGAGGTTAATTCAAGGCACCGGCATGTTTTGTGCttagatctgctgcagctgtaggTGTGTTAGATGATGCAACTCATGAGTGAGGTCATTTCACTGTTAAGGAATTTTCCAGATGCATAAACTACATTAACGAggagtagacacacacacataaaatcacAATTTGTACGACAATGctattaataattaaataacGGCTATAGTGGATGTTTTCTAGTTAAAGTATGTAGTTTCTTTTAATTGTGGCTAGTAAATTAAGgaactctgctgctggtgtaaGTAAGTAAATCATAAGGTGGTGTAGTAATTAGTTTCCCCTACGTTATCAATACAtgttaatgtctttttttttgtctttaatctaAGCAAGGAAGACAGAAATCTTcgttctccagctctttcttgATGACCGAGGAGAATTTGGCCAGCTGCTCTGAACTGAAATGGTTTTTCCAGTCTCCGGCCACGcctgacagaaacacacaccagagcaactgcatgaactcttttatgcTGCAGCAAGAACACTGATATCTAAAAATGCAGCGGGACTGATGACGCACTACCTTTCCTGAGGAATGGAGATTTCTTGCTGTCCATGTACTCATTTGGAACCAGGCTGAAGTTTGACATGGGATTCGCTTTCATGTTCCTAAAGGAGCAATGTTCTGCTATCTTCTGGATGACTTCCTCGCTCAGATTACGGCCCAGGAACACAGATAGTCtcctgagagcagcaggaaggtccTGGGAGAGGATAAGAGCTGAAAATTTATTGAgtgtgaagcaggaagtgctcTTTTAAGGGCCTATTCTTGAGCCAACACTTTCCTCAATATGTATCCTTCCTCTTTTTGAGTTATGGTTTGTAATTCGGCTCAGACACCCAGAGGGTTTTACGCAAAAACCAAGCCCAAAGACAGCatgctgctaattagcttagtGCAAATAATAGTAGTGAACACTGTGTTCATATTGCAACGTTAGCAATCAAACAGGACAGTGAGccagggtgggggggtcctATTAAAGATGCCTATATCAGTTTTACCTCAACCATTTCTTCGTAGGTGAGGTATAAGATTCTGTCTCCAAGCTCCGTGTGTCTCCAGCTCTTCACGTGATCTGTCCATTTTCCAAACAACACTGCGGACGACATGCAGTAAAAAAACAAGCCTCTGATTTACTTTGGGATTTACAGCACTTTGACATAAAAACAGAATTCGCAGGGTAACTCTCTGGACAATTTGTGCGGTGCACATGCGGGGATTAAAtatgtgacctttgccctccagGAATGTGTTCATAAATTCGCCAAATGTTCCTGGATCCTGGAGGAATGCAGCCATTTGGTGGAAGTAGTACGAAGAGACCAGAACATCCTTTGGGTTTCTCATGACATAGATCACCTGAGGCAGTTACAAATGCTGATGAACGGATTCCagacaaaagacattttttttaaaactagatTTTGTAGCTGCAGGATGACTGTGCAGGAAACTGACCTTAGCTCTAGAGGTCTGCAAGGACGGAGGCATGAGGTGATAAGGCAAATGCGTGACCATTGCCCGTGGATTAGGCAGCTGGTCTACAACCAGCGCTaatctcttctcctccagccaggGGACTCTGTCCCAGTTAGCAATGGTCTGAACTGGTGTCAAATCCCCACCATTCAGCACCAGTGGGAGGATCTCCTGCATCCAGATTGTACCTGCAGGAAAGAAAGGTATGATTGAGGACTTATAGTATGAAAATTTTAACATTTAGTTCTGAAAAGAGCTAGGTGATCATCTATAGCCTGCAACAATCCCAGTGGAAAATGGGGCTATTTCCCTTCAGaaacatttgggtttttttctttcaatatttgagatttatttcctgtttgcaaAGATCACAACATCAATAAGCTGTAAACAAGCTTTGATAAGGGTGAAGGTCCTAGATGGGAAGCAACAGCAGTCTTGGGAGAATAACTGAGGAAGTGTTCCGCAACTTTAAAAGAAACTATCTTAATACTTGGATTCATACACCAGGGGCAGAGACTAAAATGCCGGATGCCGCATGTTTAATAGGGCTGACAAACTGCATGTCATTCATCCTGAAGATGGCACCTCAGGATGTTTCTCAAGACCACTGCGTTGAGACATCCAATCAATCGGTCACCTCTAGCTCAGGGTCTATGTAATGTTTAACCACTTTGATGTGCAAAGACCATTTGCAAATTAAAACCACACAGTGGAGCTTAAAATGATTTACAAGTAATAGTGACGGTCACACAATAACCCACCAGTTATacaaaagtgaaaaataaaaaagtgacaGAAATAGAAgtgtttttctacatttttttttttaaatgaatgaaaacaggaaaaggaaactTCAGGGCCTAACTATGAAACCCTCTGGTGTAATAGATATTATTTCAACATTGTTATTTCAAACATTGTTTCTCCATATTCTACAATGCTTCCGTTTCTTTCTGAGGTACAAAGGAGTCCAAATGGTTTTCAGCCCCTAGCAATTGTGGTCCACTAAAATGGCTGTAACTCTTATATGGTGATGTCACTGTTAAATTTGAAGACTTAAATGAAATTTTAGACAAAACAGTGCAATTACTGCCCTTAACGCAAGAGGGAGACATTGAGAGTTCGAAAGGATCATCCAGTAAACTTCAAAATCTATTTTGACGTATAACCTAAATTTGACAGAGTGTAAGTCACAGCTAATACAAGCATTCATTCTATTCAAATAAATTATTTCAAAATTCAAAGAATGGGCGGAAGTGATGAAATGATTCCAACATAAGCTTTTCCCATAATTTGTGTGTGAAGAATTACTCATGTTTACttgtgcaacaacagcatgttTTAGTCTAAAGAAACACTGACCTGATTTCGGATACGTGACAGCCAAGGCATCGTTATCTTTAAACCTAAAATCTTGCGCAAACTTCAAACTCTCCGGATCGTGAGTCTCTTTGGGGAGCAGAAGTCCgtgaaaagacagaaacatcTCGGTAGTCATGATATCCCCGCGATTTTGCGCCACTGAACAACGATCTTGAAGTTTTCAATCGTGCGTTGACTTAATATTGTGCACGTAATACACAAGTCAGGCGTCAGAGGTTCAGCGCGAAACTCGAACTTCCGCAAAGGTTTCTGGGGTAAATCGGGGGGCAGGTAGGGTCCGTGCAAGGTTGAAGACAATTTATGTATATTTCTCTTGTGTGACCTTTTATGCATTCAACTTTAGCACATTTCATTTTGATACTTATTCTGCCTATTGCTGGAGTTGTAATGGTGTAATGTAGATTATATAAAACCCAGCCATGGACTCTGGAGCTTGTTTGGACTGAAACCAGGAGACTCTTGTACTGACCCTGTTAGTTATTGGGGTCCTGAAGCTCTTTTGACttatattactattattacagGTCTTTACAGATCAAATTACattgtttaagaaaaaaaagattactgCATtgaataatgaaaaaaataatgaaaagtaTGGAAGAGAGAAGTATTAGTTGCTACCTGATTTGGGGTAGGTCACAGCAAGCACATCTGTGTCTTCTATTGAGAAGTTCTGAGCATATTCCAGGCTCTCCTCGCTGTGAGCCAGCGGGGGGACCATAATCCCACGGTAATAAATGTATTCGAtggtggacatggtggctgCTCTGTGCCCACCTTGCTCTCTCCATCCAGTTGTCAGGCTTCACTTGCTGGGGCCGCGCTGCTGCCGTCACCCCATCCAGGTCACTCCCCTCTAGGGTTACCATGGGAGCCACGATGTCACTGCTGCGTCCTCTAACAAGCGAGAGCTGTTCCAGCAACCAGGCATAAGTTGCAGCAgcgtacacatacacacacaaagttgtgtgtgtatgtgtatgttaGGTAACAGCAATGAGAGCTTTGTTTAGGCTGCAGTCGACCCACAGAGTCAGAAGACTACAGAGATGTGTTGTGTGGAAGTCTAGTGGAATAATCAGTGTACATGAGctgatttctttcttctttttttttagtttgtatctccttctccctctcctctcctctcctctcctctcctctcctctcctctcctctctcctctcctctcctctacttctcctctcctctcctctctctcctctcctctcctctcctctcctctctctctcctctcctctcctctcctctcctcctctcctctcctctcctctctctcctctcctctcctctcctctcctctctcctctcctctcctctcctctcctctcctctcctctcctctcctacctattctatcctctacctgtcctcccccctctcctctctctctacccagcccccccattagcaggagggtccccctacatgagcctggtcctgctcaaggtttcttcctgttaaaggggagtttttccttgccactgttgcttctctgggatcaggccctgggattctggaatgcgccttgaaacaattttgattgtaaaagacgctatataaataaagattgattgattgataagagAAAGACAAATATATCCATATATTAAGATatccctggaaaaaaaagagagctgctCAGGTGACAAATAGATGTGTTTGGTTCTATTTTCACTTTCTAAATTAGGAGATTAGAaacctatttttattttcatattgttTTGTGGCATCGATCTCATCGCCCTTTGATTGGGGCACTGTGGCATGTTCCGGTTTACACGTGACCATGGACATTaaagtttttcattttctttgtcaAGTATGATGGCTATGGCCTTGACACAGAGAGATAAacgatttattttctttttttaacaaacaaCTGACACGTATTTCACATTAGAGTTCTCAAATCAGGAAGTTAGGTTCCTCTAGCTTCTGCCTAATCAGGAAGCGTTTCATCTGTTTGCAGAAACTACTTTCACAGAGACTTTCAGAACATCCATGAAGCCTTTTATCCATTTAGGTCTAATTTCTCAGTCTATTGTGTTGAATTGGATGAGGTCAAATTACTGTCAATTTGTCCCAAAGGTCAGGAAACACCGAATAATAGATGTTTCTGtcaaaaagcaaacacagatacagatgaCATTGTGGTTTAAAAGCTGGAATATAATTGTTAGGTTCAAatgacctgaaacacgagaaaaacaaatgaggcaaagacaacagtttgaattttacttgcagcaaggaggacggggagatgtgctcagttacagatctccaacacgttctgacgcacaactcccgccatccttcttttattgaaa
The DNA window shown above is from Takifugu flavidus isolate HTHZ2018 chromosome 10, ASM371156v2, whole genome shotgun sequence and carries:
- the sult2st3 gene encoding sulfotransferase family 2, cytosolic sulfotransferase 3 isoform X2 — translated: MTTEMFLSFHGLLLPKETHDPESLKFAQDFRFKDNDALAVTYPKSGTIWMQEILPLVLNGGDLTPVQTIANWDRVPWLEEKRLALVVDQLPNPRAMVTHLPYHLMPPSLQTSRAKVIYVMRNPKDVLVSSYYFHQMAAFLQDPGTFGEFMNTFLEGKVLFGKWTDHVKSWRHTELGDRILYLTYEEMVEDLPAALRRLSVFLGRNLSEEVIQKIAEHCSFRNMKANPMSNFSLVPNEYMDSKKSPFLRKGVAGDWKNHFSSEQLAKFSSVIKKELENEDFCLPCLD
- the sult2st3 gene encoding sulfotransferase family 2, cytosolic sulfotransferase 3 isoform X1; the protein is MSTIEYIYYRGIMVPPLAHSEESLEYAQNFSIEDTDVLAVTYPKSGTIWMQEILPLVLNGGDLTPVQTIANWDRVPWLEEKRLALVVDQLPNPRAMVTHLPYHLMPPSLQTSRAKVIYVMRNPKDVLVSSYYFHQMAAFLQDPGTFGEFMNTFLEGKVLFGKWTDHVKSWRHTELGDRILYLTYEEMVEDLPAALRRLSVFLGRNLSEEVIQKIAEHCSFRNMKANPMSNFSLVPNEYMDSKKSPFLRKGVAGDWKNHFSSEQLAKFSSVIKKELENEDFCLPCLD